The Sporocytophaga myxococcoides genome contains the following window.
GCTGTGTGCGTGATCGAAGAAGGCTTGACACATATGATAAATACAAGGGTAAAGTGTCTGTATTTGAAGTGGATTTTTTAAAACCTGTTGATATTGATAAGGCTCCTCTTGATTTTGATGTAGCCTTTTACCTTATTCATTCTCTTGCCGGGTCTATCGGGAAATTTGAAGACAAAGAACGTTCCTCTGCTCAGAATTTTGTAAGCTATCTCAACGCCAGCTCTGCCCGACAGATTATTTTTCTTACCGGAATCGTAAATGAAAAGGTACTTTCTCCTCATTTAAAATCAAGAAAGATGGTGGAAGGCGTACTCGGAAAATCTTCTGTGCCCTTAACCGTTCTGCGTGCCGGGATTATTGTCGGTTCAGGAAGTGCTTCTTTTGAAATTATCAGGGACCTGGTGGAAAAGCTTCCGGTAATGATTACTCCCAAGTGGGTACATAGTAAGATCCAACCAATAGGAGTCGGAGATGTGATAAAATTTCTGACAGGAGTTATGCTGAATGAACACTGTCTTAATAAAGCATTTGATATCAGCGGACCGGAAGTATTGACCTATAAACAGCTGATGTTACAATATGCGGAAGTAAGACATTTAAAAAGATACATGATAGATGTTCCTTTTATGACTCCTCGGTTGTCTTCTTATTGGCTTTATTTCATTACATCTACTTCCTATAATCTGGCTGTCAATCTTGTGGAAAGCATGAAAATAGATGTAGTGGCAAAGGATAATGAGCTTGAAAAAATATTGAATATTAAGCCAGTAACTTACAAAGAATCTGTTCAGAAAGCCTTTAAAAAGATTGAGGAAAATATGGTTGTCTCAAGCTGGAAGGATTCATTTATCAGCAGTGCTGCTCAATATTCGATGATGGATCTGATTCAGGTACCTGTATTCGGATGTTCAAGGGATAAACAGGAAACAGAACTGAAAACGGATATTGAAGATGCTAAAGATAAACTCTGGTCCATAGGAGGAGGGAATGGATGGTATGCTTCCGACAGGCTCTGGAAAATCAGAGGATTCATGGATAAACTTGTTGGAGGGGTTGGGTTAAGAAGGGGAAGAAGGGATCCTAATCATCTTCACAATGGAGATGCTCTTGACTTTTGGAGAGTAATTCTT
Protein-coding sequences here:
- a CDS encoding SDR family oxidoreductase; the encoded protein is MKILLTGANGYIGKRLLPVLLEQGHEVICCVRDRRRLDTYDKYKGKVSVFEVDFLKPVDIDKAPLDFDVAFYLIHSLAGSIGKFEDKERSSAQNFVSYLNASSARQIIFLTGIVNEKVLSPHLKSRKMVEGVLGKSSVPLTVLRAGIIVGSGSASFEIIRDLVEKLPVMITPKWVHSKIQPIGVGDVIKFLTGVMLNEHCLNKAFDISGPEVLTYKQLMLQYAEVRHLKRYMIDVPFMTPRLSSYWLYFITSTSYNLAVNLVESMKIDVVAKDNELEKILNIKPVTYKESVQKAFKKIEENMVVSSWKDSFISSAAQYSMMDLIQVPVFGCSRDKQETELKTDIEDAKDKLWSIGGGNGWYASDRLWKIRGFMDKLVGGVGLRRGRRDPNHLHNGDALDFWRVILSDKKAGRLLLFAEMKLPGEAWLEWRFVHHDNKNFLEQTATFRPKGLPGRLYWYLMLPFHHLIFNKMARSIAAGHLEK